Proteins from a single region of Patescibacteria group bacterium:
- a CDS encoding DNA translocase FtsK 4TM domain-containing protein encodes MVNGNKNRKNQTIKQKPAKAKNPEAQRVSRLITATVLIAIAIVIILGLAGAAGPLGKYLALGLKFILAWSSWSVPIALLIIAYNLIILREEEKIRKTVWVGVILFAIALAGILHFYFLHDQTALKQQRGGGYLGFALIWSMNQVFGFWPSLIILIAIFLTSLFLIATLFAHTKKLIEEAEEEPEEAITSTEKSWLQKLKDKQQDKKEEKEKRDAEKAAEKAALIESMANEEEAKAAVRDAFKPIFRSRQIAQKTDLPLDLLEKNSAKPTSGDIKSNKLIIQKTLENFGISVEMGDVKVGPTVTQYTLRPYDGVKISQITSLNNDLALALAAHPIRIEAPIPGKALVGIEVPNQGIAIVKIREMLETEEFKNRKNNTAIAIGKDVAGHILFSDLTKMPHMLVAGATGSGKTVMLNSIIISLLYENSPDDLKFIFVDPKRVELSLYNDLPHLLTPVITSVPKTVNALKWAIAEMEHRFDVMSEARKRDIQSYNQDAEEKMPYIVIVVDELADLMVVAPQEIETGIIRLAQMARATGIHLVLATQRPSVDVITGLIKANITSRIAFSVASMTDSRTILDFAGAEKLLGRGDMLYVSADLSKPRRLQGAYVSDKEIKRVVDYLRNIREPNYQAEIVEKSSSIEGFGSGDLAEDELLPQAREEVIRAKRASASLLQRRLRVGYARAARLLDLLEMEGTIGPADGSKPREILKNILAPEGLAVKGEREGEEMPQEEEKQ; translated from the coding sequence ATGGTAAACGGAAACAAAAATAGAAAAAATCAAACTATCAAACAAAAGCCCGCTAAGGCAAAAAATCCCGAAGCGCAGCGAGTTTCGCGTTTAATTACGGCCACCGTCTTAATCGCAATTGCCATTGTGATTATTTTGGGCCTGGCCGGCGCGGCCGGACCTTTAGGAAAATATTTAGCCCTAGGATTAAAATTTATTCTAGCCTGGTCTAGCTGGTCAGTGCCGATTGCACTTTTAATTATTGCCTATAATTTAATTATTCTTCGTGAAGAGGAAAAAATCAGAAAAACCGTTTGGGTTGGCGTGATTCTTTTTGCTATTGCTCTTGCTGGTATTTTACATTTTTATTTTCTACACGATCAAACTGCCCTAAAACAACAACGTGGTGGCGGCTATCTTGGCTTTGCTTTAATCTGGTCTATGAACCAGGTGTTCGGTTTTTGGCCGAGCTTAATAATTTTAATTGCTATTTTTTTAACTAGCCTATTTTTAATCGCCACCCTCTTTGCTCATACCAAAAAATTAATTGAAGAGGCAGAAGAAGAGCCCGAAGAAGCGATCACTTCGACGGAAAAATCTTGGCTGCAAAAATTAAAAGACAAACAACAAGACAAAAAAGAAGAAAAAGAAAAAAGAGACGCGGAGAAGGCCGCGGAAAAAGCAGCTCTAATAGAAAGTATGGCCAACGAAGAAGAGGCTAAGGCCGCAGTTAGAGACGCCTTTAAACCGATTTTTCGATCGCGGCAAATAGCTCAAAAGACTGACTTGCCTCTCGATCTTTTAGAAAAAAATAGCGCCAAACCAACCAGCGGCGATATAAAAAGCAATAAACTAATTATTCAAAAAACTTTAGAAAATTTTGGCATTTCCGTGGAAATGGGCGATGTGAAGGTTGGACCAACTGTAACTCAATATACGCTTCGACCCTACGATGGCGTAAAAATTTCACAAATCACCAGCCTAAACAATGATCTGGCTCTGGCCTTAGCCGCGCATCCAATTCGCATTGAAGCGCCAATTCCCGGCAAAGCTTTAGTGGGCATCGAAGTTCCCAACCAAGGCATTGCCATTGTTAAAATCAGGGAAATGCTGGAAACAGAAGAATTTAAAAACAGAAAAAATAACACGGCTATTGCTATTGGCAAAGACGTGGCCGGACATATTTTATTTTCTGACTTAACTAAAATGCCGCACATGCTTGTGGCTGGCGCAACCGGCAGCGGCAAAACCGTCATGCTTAATTCGATTATTATCAGCTTGCTTTATGAAAATTCTCCGGATGATTTAAAGTTTATTTTCGTTGACCCAAAAAGAGTAGAGCTTTCTTTATATAACGACTTGCCCCACCTTTTAACTCCGGTTATTACTAGCGTGCCTAAAACCGTCAATGCCTTAAAATGGGCTATCGCTGAAATGGAACATCGTTTTGATGTTATGTCTGAAGCTCGCAAGCGCGACATTCAATCCTATAATCAAGATGCCGAAGAAAAAATGCCCTACATCGTCATTGTCGTCGACGAATTAGCCGATTTAATGGTTGTGGCACCGCAAGAAATAGAAACTGGCATCATCCGTCTAGCGCAAATGGCCCGCGCAACCGGCATTCACTTGGTCTTGGCCACTCAACGGCCATCAGTTGATGTCATTACTGGTTTAATTAAAGCCAACATCACTTCGCGCATTGCCTTTTCAGTGGCCTCAATGACTGACTCGCGCACCATCCTAGACTTTGCTGGCGCAGAAAAACTTTTAGGCCGTGGTGATATGTTATATGTTTCAGCCGACCTGTCAAAACCACGAAGGTTACAAGGCGCATACGTAAGTGATAAAGAAATAAAACGCGTAGTTGATTATTTAAGAAACATCCGCGAACCCAACTACCAAGCTGAAATTGTAGAAAAATCTTCTTCGATTGAAGGATTTGGTAGTGGTGACTTGGCCGAAGACGAACTTCTACCACAGGCTCGCGAAGAAGTTATCCGAGCTAAGCGTGCTTCAGCCTCGCTGCTACAAAGACGATTAAGGGTTGGTTATGCCCGCGCAGCGCGCCTATTAGATTTACTGGAGATGGAAGGAACCATTGGACCGGCCGACGGCTCAAAACCCAGAGAAATTTTAAAAAATATCCTAGCTCCCGAAGGATTAGCGGTTAAAGGAGAGCGCGAGGGCGAAGAAATGCCGCAGGAGGAAGAAAAACAATAA